The BD1-7 clade bacterium genome contains the following window.
TCCGTTACCGAAAAAACATCCTTGAGAGAGGTAGTCCGGGAAAGTCTCACGAATACAAACGAGAGCGGCATTACAAATCTATGTCGTTGATTCGGAGCTTCTTCTGGATATACCTCGCCCCTTATTGGAGTAATTGCACAGGGCTCCCACGCAGCTCTCTACATCTTTTGTAATCGGTTTTTACCAATACTCCAACCTGCTATTAAAAACTGCCTCAGCCAGAAGGCGCAGTATCAGACCATGTTGGGATTATTAGACGTTTTTGCCGGCAACAAACCCACTCGACCATGCCCATTGAAAGTTATAGCCGCCTAAATGACCGGTTACATCAACAACTTCACCGATAAAGTAAAGCCCCGGCCATTGATTGCATTCCATCGTTTTGGAGCTGAGCACTTGCGTTGAAACACCGCCCAGGGTGACTTCTGCCGTGCGGTAACCTTCTGTACCGGAGGGTTTAACCACCCAGCGATGAATTTGTTCAGCAACGTTGTGAAGTATGCGATCGGGTATTTCGGCCATTGGCGTGTCGGCATAGTCAGCCCAGCAACGTGCTTGCAATGCCATCACTAGGCGCTTGGGCAGATATTCCGTTAATAGAGAGCGCAATAGAGTTTTCGGGTGTTGTTGTTTGAAGGCAGCAAGCTGGCTTTGTAGATCTTCAGATGGCAGTAGATCAATACTGATGGTGTCACCCAATTGCCAATAGTTGGAGATCTGCAACACGACTGGGCCACTCATGCCGCGATGCGTGAATAGCAAGGCTTCGGTGAATTGCTGCCCGTTGCATGTAATCGTGGCTGGAATGGCAATGCCGGAGAGATGCTCGCATGTACTCTTTAAATCGCCTGTGAAGGTAAAAGGCACCAAACCAGCACGGCGTTCGATAACCGGCAAGCCGAGGCTGTCTGCTAGCTGATAGCCAAAACCGGTCGCCCCCATGGTCGGAATCGATAACGCACCGGTCGCTATCACCAAGGAATGGCAATAGAAATCGCCCTGCAGTGTTTGCAATTTGTAGCGTGCATCGGGGTGTGCCTTTACAGCAGCATCTAGCGGGATAACCTGCTGCACATCACATTTGTTGCGAATCTCTGCTCCAACACTGGCGCATTCATCAAGCAGCATATTGAGAATATCTTTGGCGGAATTCACACAAAACAACTGCCCGTGTTCGCGTTCTTCATAAGCAATGCTGTGCTCTAGCACTTTGCCAATAAAATCCCACTGCGTGTATTGCGAGAGTGCCGAACGGCAGAAGTGTGGGTTTTCTGATAGGTAGTTTTCGGGCCCAACCTCGAGGTTGGTAAAATTACACCGGCCGCCACCAGACATCAGAATTTTTTTGCCTGGCTTGTTCGCGTTATTTAACACCAGCACATCACGCCCACGCCGCCCGGCCTCAATCGCACACATAAGGCCGGAGGCGCCTGCACCTAAAACGATAACAGGTTTGTATTGGGCATTTGACGACATAAATTGCTCTTGATTAAAGGCTGCACCGTCAACACCCGACATTAGGGACAGAAAACAACACACCACTAGTAACTACGGGGAACGACTGGGGATAAAGGCGCGCATTTTATCTGGAACCCGTGCCTTGC
Protein-coding sequences here:
- a CDS encoding putative protein, whose product is MSGVDGAAFNQEQFMSSNAQYKPVIVLGAGASGLMCAIEAGRRGRDVLVLNNANKPGKKILMSGGGRCNFTNLEVGPENYLSENPHFCRSALSQYTQWDFIGKVLEHSIAYEEREHGQLFCVNSAKDILNMLLDECASVGAEIRNKCDVQQVIPLDAAVKAHPDARYKLQTLQGDFYCHSLVIATGALSIPTMGATGFGYQLADSLGLPVIERRAGLVPFTFTGDLKSTCEHLSGIAIPATITCNGQQFTEALLFTHRGMSGPVVLQISNYWQLGDTISIDLLPSEDLQSQLAAFKQQHPKTLLRSLLTEYLPKRLVMALQARCWADYADTPMAEIPDRILHNVAEQIHRWVVKPSGTEGYRTAEVTLGGVSTQVLSSKTMECNQWPGLYFIGEVVDVTGHLGGYNFQWAWSSGFVAGKNV